A genomic region of Chelmon rostratus isolate fCheRos1 chromosome 8, fCheRos1.pri, whole genome shotgun sequence contains the following coding sequences:
- the LOC121609866 gene encoding myelin-associated glycoprotein-like, with the protein MKGAVKVFLICCLLQGSLCQNWAIFMPQTVKGLSGSCVNIPCTFSLDPSYDQYLDDTCKGIWKQDSWSQMQVFDSSLTGASASSNILQGNLTGNLREKDCTTIFNNLPLNHRDRYYFRLQCDNPLKFSFKKNVILIKAQDSLAKPSITPPNLEVEEGTPVRLNCSVIATCPTLPPALTWTPSVGDIEENVETKLVTSVMNFSASYLHNGQNFSCTVLHNRQDGSDLVYEQSLTLHVHYPPNNTSVSYSGPVQEGSSVTLTCDANANPAVDSYTWYKVVGDHVTAMGSKKRLSTTVSEVDSQFYCKASNKYGAQNSTVTQIDVHFPPKETTVVVDPDGPIVEGSSVTLVCRSRANPAVTNYTWYKDEVERETGSSLVINGVDASHSGDYRCAAKNELGEDVSSAIQLDIQYPPKNTSVSSDPSGPVPDGSSVTLTCTSIGNPAVVNFTWFRVAGREKEMVGSERDLVFNATKLSEDQYYCEALNVHGAECSEPARLDVTFAPEILPSSRCVKILSQIRCSCDSQGNPPPSLVWELAGVPVNHSADIPIREVPLGSVGMRSLISLYRLDEDMPSLVCVSINSLGSVSFLFNMSSSETQLGLHTVSLLVGSAAGALGMLLVCVPLLLFFCRKRKGSISADKGLVDTSDILVTNETNSSKVDVIYANKAIVEQEGAAEENLVHYASVNFAKLQAKPEGKLEQGEIRGLASKTSEYAQIRLHSRGDNGGRANEEETVK; encoded by the exons ATGAAAGGTGCTGTGAAGGTGTTCCTCATATGCTGTCTACTTCAAG GTAGCTTATGCCAAAACTGGGCCATCTTCATGCCTCAGACAGTAAAGGGATTAAGTGGATCCTGCGTGAACATCCCCTGCACTTTCAGCTTGGACCCTAGCTACGATCAATACCTGGATGACACGTGTAAAGGCATTTGGAAGCAAGACAGCTGGAGTCAGATGCAGGTGTTTGATTCCAGCCTCACCGGTGCGAGCGCGAGCTCAAACATCCTGCAGGGAAACTTGACGGGGAACCTGCGTGAGAAGGACTGCACCACCATCTTCAACAACCTGCCGTTGAACCATCGCGACAGGTATTACTTCAGACTGCAGTGTGACAACCCACTGAagttcagctttaaaaaaaacgtcATCCTCATCAAAGCGCAAG ATTCACTGGCCAAACCTTCCATAACTCCACCCAACCTAGAGGTAGAAGAGGGGACTCCAGTGAGGTTGAACTGCTCGGTTATAGCTACCTGTCCCACCCTTCCTCCAGCTCTGACGTGGACCCCCAGTGTAGGTGACATTGAGGAGAACGTAGAAACCAAACTTGTCACCTCTGTTATGAACTTCTCCGCCTCTTACCTCCACAATGGGCAGAATTTCTCGTGCACCGTTCTCCACAACCGACAAGATGGCAGTGATCTTGTGTACGAACAAAGTTTGACCCTCCATGTTCATT ATCCTCCAAATAACACATCAGTCAGTTACTCTGGTCCCGTGCAAGAAGGCAGCTCGGTGACTCTGACCTGCGACGCTAACGCGAATCCAGCTGTGGACAGCTACACCTGGTACAAGGTGGTTGGAGATCATGTGACAGCAATGGGGTCTAAGAAGAGACTCTCCACTACGGTCTCAGAAGTCGACAGCCAGTTTTACTGCAAAGCCAGTAACAAATATGGAGCCCAGAACTCAACCGTCACTCAGATAGATGTGCACT tTCCTCCAAAGGAAACCACAGTGGTCGTTGACCCTGATGGTCCAATAGTGGAGGGCAGCTCCGTTACTCTGGTCTGCAGGAGCCGAGCCAACCCAGCCGTGACCAACTACACCTGGTACAAAGatgaggtggagagggagacCGGATCGAGCTTAGTTATAAACGGCGTCGACGCGAGCCACAGTGGGGACTACCGCTGTGCAGCAAAAAATGAGCTGGGAGAGGACGTTTCCTCGGCGATTCAGCTGGACATTCAGT ATCCGCCTAAGAACACCTCAGTTTCCTCAGACCCCTCCGGCCCTGTGCCGGACGGCAGCTCCGTCACGCTGACCTGCACAAGCATCGGCAATCCAGCGGTGGTTAACTTCACCTGGTTCCGAGTTgctgggagagaaaaggagatggTGGGCTCGGAGCGAGACCTCGTCTTCAACGCGACCAAACTCTCGGAGGATCAGTATTACTGCGAGGCTCTGAATGTCCACGGAGCTGAATGCTCAGAGCCTGCGCGTCTGGATGTCACAT TCGCTCCAGAGATCCTTCCCTCCTCCCGCTGCGTCAAGATTTTATCGCAGATCCGATGTTCCTGCGACAGCCAGGGgaacccccctccctccctggtTTGGGAATTGGCCGGGGTGCCTGTCAATCACTCTGCTGACATCCCGATCAGGGAGGTTCCCCTGGGGAGCGTGGGCATGAGGAGCCTCATCAGCTTGTACCGTCTGGATGAAGACATGCCCTCTTTGGTCTGCGTCAGCATCAACTCACTGGGCTCTGTTAGTTTTCTCTTCAACATGTCCTCCAGTGAAACACAGCTAG GCCTCCATACTGTGTCTCTGTTGGTCGGCTCTGCAGCGGGAGCTCTGGggatgctgctggtgtgtgtcccgctgctgcttttcttttgcag GAAGAGGAAAGGCAGTATTTCAGCTGATAAGGGACTGGTGGACACTTCAGACATTCTAGTTACTAATGAG ACAAACTCGTCAAAGGTAGATGTGATTTATGCCAATAAAGCCATTGTGGAacaggaaggagctgctgaggaaaaCCTTGTCCACTACGCCAGTGTGAACTTCGCTAAACTGCAGGCCAAGCCAGAGGGAAAGCTCGAACAAGGGGAGATCAGAGGCCTGGCCTCCAAGACGTCAGAGTATGCTCAGATCCGCCTGCACTCCAGAGGAGACAACGGAGGCCGTGCAAATGAAGAAGAGACAGTCAAGTGA
- the phldb3 gene encoding pleckstrin homology-like domain family B member 3 isoform X2, translated as MPQHNMESTRSQWQQGLRPPWITRVAGGQSPASSGAESDAESSSTESEKSCIKKMEVSSLRVLPSPSMLQRRITEIDQQKEELKIELQLEIALLQGELQTEKNQLHKHTQKLQALQEGSRQTETNRHTDRAKEREGLEEERRRVEALKRRCEEKEKLIPGQPESQREQLTVQLQQEKEAMEAAVRAFEDWEFRVLEQESGIDEEDESAADKEKDEGSRGEMEKEISCQQRVVSAAQERVQQLERQLKEMEREKERELNALRKEKRELVHTSQTVLKEKKPLTDWSNITGSAPCMMSLSPLTVHKPPQDPCKESVSLPRRRSSHRSNKLHDRPLSAHGLVRTLPDRPTPEAFTSPLLSHRLSNGHRPGTSNGGGLHTPCNSTTSSRAASPSLLDLVEIEKKLREAKAEREKLLREREERRRLLLEERRQRELNSPRTEPPESETPQRPEPEPKEQPKADSPPNSPRSLPLFLSPNFDLRAHLESLGHGVAGCTDLRLTPRRCAGFLTKRGGRVKTWKKRWFLFDMDHRRLAYYTDCDERKLKGVIYFQAIEEVYYDHLRTAASSPRPSLTFCVKTYDRLFFLVASNAVSMRIWMDVIVTATDEHSRY; from the exons ATGCCCCAACATAACATGGAGAGCACCAGGAGCCAGTGGCAACAGGGGCTGCGGCCGCCGTGGATCACCAGAGTGGCCGGAGGTCAGAGCCCCGCCTCCTCGGGGGCGGAGTCGGATGCAGAGAGTAGCAGCACGGAGAGCGAGAAG TCCTGCATCAAAAAAATGGAGGTGAGCTCACTGAGGGTCCTGCCGTCGCCCTCAATGCTCCAGCGGCGGATCACAGAGATCGACCAACAGAAGGAGGAGCTAAAGATTGAG ctgcagctggagatcGCCCTGCTGCAGGGcgagctgcagacagagaagaatcagctgcacaagcacacacagaagctgcaggCACTGCAGGAGgggagcaggcagacagagacgaACAGACACACCGACAGAGCGAAG GAGCGAGAGGGTCTGGAGGAGGAAAGACGCAGGGTGGAGGCGCTGAAGAGGAGGTgcgaggagaaggagaagctgaTCCCCGGTCAGCCGGAGAGCCAGAGGGAGCAGCtgactgtgcagctgcagcag GAGAAAGAGGCGATGGAGGCGGCAGTTCGGGCCTTTGAAGACTGGGAGTTTCGCGTTCTGGAGCAGGAGAGCGGCATTGATGAGGAGGACGAGAGCGCGGCCGACAAAGAGAAGGACGAAGGGAGCAGAGGGGAGATGGAGAAGGAAATCTCGTGTCAGCAGCGTGTGGTCAGCGCTGCACAG GAGCGAGTCCAGCAGTTAGAGAGACAGctgaaggagatggagagggagaaggagagggagctgAACGCCctgaggaaagagaagagagagctcGTCCACACGAGTCAAACG GTTCTCAAAGAGAAGAAGCCGCTCACTGATTGGTCGAACATCACCGGCTCAGCCCCCTGCATGATGTCACTCTCCCCTCTCACCGTACACAAGCCTCCTCAG GACCCGTGCAAAGAGTCGGTCAGTTTGCCCAGAAGACGGAGCTCGCACCGCAGCAACAAGCTCCACGACAGGCCGCTCTCAGCACATG gGCTGGTGAGGACGCTTCCAGACAGGCCGACCCCAGAGGCTTTcacttcccccctcctctcccatAGGCTCAGCAACGGGCACAGGCCTGGGACCAGCAACGGCGGCGGGCTCCACACTCCGTGCAACAGCACCACGAGCTCTCGCGCTGCCAG CCCGTCTCTGCTGGACCTCGTGGAGATCGAGAAGAAACTGAGGGAAGcgaaggcagagagggagaagctgcTCAGAGAGAGG GAAGAGCGACGGCGGTTGTTGttggaggagagaagacagcGCGAGCTTAACTCTCCCAGAACAGAACCACCAGAGTCAGAGACGCCACAAAGGCCAGAGCCTGAACCAAAGGAGCAACCAAAGGCCGATTCTCCCCCAAACTCCCCG CGCAGCCtgcccctcttcctctcccctaACTTTGACCTCCGGGCCCACTTGGAGTCTCTGGGTCACGGGGTGGCCGGCTGCACGGACCTGCGGCTGACGCCTCGACGCTGCGCAGGCTTCCTGACCAAGCGAGGGGGGAGGGTCAAGACCTGGAAGAAGAGGTGGTTCCTGTTTGACATGGACCACAGGCGACTAGCCTACTACACAG ACTGTGACGAGAGGAAGCTAAAGGGAGTCATCTACTTCCAGGCCATAGAAGAAGTTTACTACGACCATCTACGAACAGCCGCTTCT TCTCCGCGGCCCAGCCTGACGTTCTGTGTGAAGACGTACGACCGTCTTTTCTTTCTGGTGGCTTCCAACGCAGTATCCATGCGGATTTGGATGGATGTGATCGTCACGGCAACGGACGAGCACAGCCGCTATTGA
- the phldb3 gene encoding pleckstrin homology-like domain family B member 3 isoform X1: protein MPQHNMESTRSQWQQGLRPPWITRVAGGQSPASSGAESDAESSSTESEKSCIKKMEVSSLRVLPSPSMLQRRITEIDQQKEELKIELQLEIALLQGELQTEKNQLHKHTQKLQALQEGSRQTETNRHTDRAKEREGLEEERRRVEALKRRCEEKEKLIPGQPESQREQLTVQLQQEKEAMEAAVRAFEDWEFRVLEQESGIDEEDESAADKEKDEGSRGEMEKEISCQQRVVSAAQERVQQLERQLKEMEREKERELNALRKEKRELVHTSQTVLKEKKPLTDWSNITGSAPCMMSLSPLTVHKPPQDPCKESVSLPRRRSSHRSNKLHDRPLSAHGLVRTLPDRPTPEAFTSPLLSHRLSNGHRPGTSNGGGLHTPCNSTTSSRAASPSLLDLVEIEKKLREAKAEREKLLREREERRRLLLEERRQRELNSPRTEPPESETPQRPEPEPKEQPKADSPPNSPQRSLPLFLSPNFDLRAHLESLGHGVAGCTDLRLTPRRCAGFLTKRGGRVKTWKKRWFLFDMDHRRLAYYTDCDERKLKGVIYFQAIEEVYYDHLRTAASSPRPSLTFCVKTYDRLFFLVASNAVSMRIWMDVIVTATDEHSRY, encoded by the exons ATGCCCCAACATAACATGGAGAGCACCAGGAGCCAGTGGCAACAGGGGCTGCGGCCGCCGTGGATCACCAGAGTGGCCGGAGGTCAGAGCCCCGCCTCCTCGGGGGCGGAGTCGGATGCAGAGAGTAGCAGCACGGAGAGCGAGAAG TCCTGCATCAAAAAAATGGAGGTGAGCTCACTGAGGGTCCTGCCGTCGCCCTCAATGCTCCAGCGGCGGATCACAGAGATCGACCAACAGAAGGAGGAGCTAAAGATTGAG ctgcagctggagatcGCCCTGCTGCAGGGcgagctgcagacagagaagaatcagctgcacaagcacacacagaagctgcaggCACTGCAGGAGgggagcaggcagacagagacgaACAGACACACCGACAGAGCGAAG GAGCGAGAGGGTCTGGAGGAGGAAAGACGCAGGGTGGAGGCGCTGAAGAGGAGGTgcgaggagaaggagaagctgaTCCCCGGTCAGCCGGAGAGCCAGAGGGAGCAGCtgactgtgcagctgcagcag GAGAAAGAGGCGATGGAGGCGGCAGTTCGGGCCTTTGAAGACTGGGAGTTTCGCGTTCTGGAGCAGGAGAGCGGCATTGATGAGGAGGACGAGAGCGCGGCCGACAAAGAGAAGGACGAAGGGAGCAGAGGGGAGATGGAGAAGGAAATCTCGTGTCAGCAGCGTGTGGTCAGCGCTGCACAG GAGCGAGTCCAGCAGTTAGAGAGACAGctgaaggagatggagagggagaaggagagggagctgAACGCCctgaggaaagagaagagagagctcGTCCACACGAGTCAAACG GTTCTCAAAGAGAAGAAGCCGCTCACTGATTGGTCGAACATCACCGGCTCAGCCCCCTGCATGATGTCACTCTCCCCTCTCACCGTACACAAGCCTCCTCAG GACCCGTGCAAAGAGTCGGTCAGTTTGCCCAGAAGACGGAGCTCGCACCGCAGCAACAAGCTCCACGACAGGCCGCTCTCAGCACATG gGCTGGTGAGGACGCTTCCAGACAGGCCGACCCCAGAGGCTTTcacttcccccctcctctcccatAGGCTCAGCAACGGGCACAGGCCTGGGACCAGCAACGGCGGCGGGCTCCACACTCCGTGCAACAGCACCACGAGCTCTCGCGCTGCCAG CCCGTCTCTGCTGGACCTCGTGGAGATCGAGAAGAAACTGAGGGAAGcgaaggcagagagggagaagctgcTCAGAGAGAGG GAAGAGCGACGGCGGTTGTTGttggaggagagaagacagcGCGAGCTTAACTCTCCCAGAACAGAACCACCAGAGTCAGAGACGCCACAAAGGCCAGAGCCTGAACCAAAGGAGCAACCAAAGGCCGATTCTCCCCCAAACTCCCCG CAGCGCAGCCtgcccctcttcctctcccctaACTTTGACCTCCGGGCCCACTTGGAGTCTCTGGGTCACGGGGTGGCCGGCTGCACGGACCTGCGGCTGACGCCTCGACGCTGCGCAGGCTTCCTGACCAAGCGAGGGGGGAGGGTCAAGACCTGGAAGAAGAGGTGGTTCCTGTTTGACATGGACCACAGGCGACTAGCCTACTACACAG ACTGTGACGAGAGGAAGCTAAAGGGAGTCATCTACTTCCAGGCCATAGAAGAAGTTTACTACGACCATCTACGAACAGCCGCTTCT TCTCCGCGGCCCAGCCTGACGTTCTGTGTGAAGACGTACGACCGTCTTTTCTTTCTGGTGGCTTCCAACGCAGTATCCATGCGGATTTGGATGGATGTGATCGTCACGGCAACGGACGAGCACAGCCGCTATTGA